One part of the Terriglobia bacterium genome encodes these proteins:
- a CDS encoding protein kinase yields MLAEVLRLPGINDRYRILRKIGSGGMGEVYLARDEQLDREVAIKVLPPGTLADETARKRFRKEALALSRLNHPNIAIIHDFGRQNDVDFLVMEYIPGITLSDKIAAGALTEREIARLGTQLAQGLVAAHEQGVIHRDLKPGNVRVTPDGRLKVLDFGLAKALSPGNSNSTATESSMHSHGAVGTLPYMAPEQLQERDVDARADIYAAGMVLYEMATGRRPFENKSAASLIGDILHSPPPPPGRLRLTLSPRLEEIILKCLEKEPENRYQSANDLQIDLRRLAPSALDNDPLPVAGGRKSPRKGVRRFRFGVPIAAALAVVLLGIGVAILKHQPARATNPGNLAGESSARGKSPPSVAAEASTPSKAPAQPLAAETPPPPPPRPEGAAKGAAKAPASPGRAGKPTGRGAQRDNGMWTRDDIPDLLGQADACMANGDYEKAISRYEQVLVIDPQNQRARDGLQRAKDANAMLR; encoded by the coding sequence ATGCTAGCTGAGGTGTTGAGGCTTCCCGGCATCAACGACCGCTACCGCATTTTGCGCAAAATCGGTTCCGGGGGCATGGGCGAGGTTTATCTCGCTCGCGACGAACAACTGGATCGCGAGGTCGCGATCAAGGTGCTGCCACCCGGCACCTTGGCCGATGAGACTGCCCGCAAGCGTTTTCGTAAAGAGGCCCTGGCGTTGTCTCGGCTCAATCATCCCAACATCGCCATCATTCACGATTTCGGCCGGCAAAACGACGTTGACTTCCTGGTGATGGAGTACATCCCTGGCATAACGCTCAGCGACAAGATTGCCGCCGGCGCACTGACGGAGAGAGAAATCGCACGCCTGGGGACACAACTGGCCCAAGGGCTCGTCGCGGCCCACGAACAAGGCGTAATTCATCGTGACCTGAAGCCTGGAAATGTGCGCGTCACTCCGGACGGGCGGCTGAAGGTGCTGGATTTCGGCCTCGCCAAGGCCCTGTCTCCGGGCAACAGCAACAGTACGGCGACCGAATCTTCTATGCACTCGCATGGCGCAGTCGGCACCTTGCCATACATGGCGCCGGAGCAGTTGCAGGAGCGAGATGTAGACGCCAGGGCTGACATTTATGCGGCCGGGATGGTCCTGTACGAGATGGCAACGGGGCGCCGCCCGTTTGAAAACAAGTCGGCGGCCTCCTTGATTGGCGATATCCTGCACAGCCCTCCGCCTCCGCCCGGACGGCTGCGGCTGACGCTTTCACCGCGGCTGGAAGAGATCATCCTGAAGTGCCTGGAGAAGGAGCCGGAGAACCGGTATCAATCGGCGAACGATTTGCAGATTGACCTGCGGAGGCTGGCGCCTTCCGCGCTCGACAACGATCCGCTCCCTGTAGCAGGCGGCCGCAAGAGCCCCCGCAAAGGCGTGCGGCGCTTCAGGTTTGGAGTGCCGATCGCAGCCGCGCTGGCAGTGGTATTGCTCGGTATCGGTGTAGCTATCCTGAAACATCAGCCGGCAAGAGCTACCAATCCGGGAAACTTGGCCGGTGAATCGAGCGCGAGGGGGAAGTCGCCGCCGAGCGTGGCAGCCGAGGCGAGCACCCCAAGCAAGGCGCCAGCTCAGCCGCTAGCAGCGGAGACGCCGCCCCCACCGCCGCCGCGGCCGGAGGGGGCTGCAAAAGGCGCCGCTAAAGCTCCCGCCTCCCCTGGGCGCGCGGGAAAGCCAACCGGGCGCGGAGCACAGCGTGACAACGGAATGTGGACGCGCGACGACATTCCGGACCTGTTGGGCCAGGCTGACGCGTGCATGGCCAACGGAGACTATGAAAAGGCGATCAGCCGCTACGAACAGGTGCTGGTGATTGATCCGCAAAACCAGCGCGCACGGGACGGACTGCAGCGCGCGAAAGACGCCAACGCCATGCTCCGCTGA
- a CDS encoding aminotransferase class I/II-fold pyridoxal phosphate-dependent enzyme, which produces MSFSRRSFLGTLGLGATAAAAGFSGLEPIAFGEPLRASTPGGPILLNANENAYGMFPSVEKAAVEGLRLANRYPFKIYNDVVERIAAYNKVSTKQVLLGNGSTEVLAMASRAFTGPGRKLIAAIPTFESSLAYSRDRGAQVVEIPLTARYAHDLDAMLARAGSDTGLVYICNPNNPTASLTPRRDLEAFLRQLPADTYVLIDEAYHHFATDSPDYVSFIEKPVDDPRVIVARTFSKVYGMAGLRLGYSFAAEKTTKLLQSWQLEDNGNMIALHVGLAALADDIAMRAAVARNAADRKEFMRQAALRKLHIIPSYANFAMVETGRPVRQVIQHFHSDNIAVGRPFPRMENFLRVSFSKSDDMAAFWQSWDKLPALAKQ; this is translated from the coding sequence ATGTCCTTCTCGCGCAGGAGTTTTCTCGGCACACTTGGCCTCGGCGCCACCGCTGCCGCCGCCGGCTTCAGCGGACTCGAACCCATTGCTTTCGGCGAGCCGCTGCGTGCCTCCACCCCCGGCGGTCCCATTCTGCTGAACGCTAACGAAAACGCCTACGGCATGTTCCCCAGCGTTGAGAAGGCCGCCGTCGAGGGCCTGCGCCTCGCCAATCGGTATCCGTTCAAGATCTACAACGACGTGGTCGAGCGCATCGCCGCCTACAACAAGGTTTCCACCAAGCAGGTGCTGCTCGGCAATGGATCCACCGAAGTGCTGGCCATGGCATCGCGGGCCTTCACCGGCCCCGGACGCAAGCTGATTGCCGCCATCCCGACCTTCGAATCCTCTCTCGCCTACTCGCGCGATCGCGGCGCGCAAGTCGTCGAAATTCCGCTGACCGCCCGCTATGCCCACGATCTCGACGCCATGCTCGCCCGCGCCGGCAGCGACACCGGCCTGGTGTACATCTGCAATCCCAATAATCCCACCGCCTCGCTCACGCCCCGGCGCGACCTGGAAGCCTTTCTCCGCCAGCTCCCCGCCGACACCTACGTGCTGATTGACGAGGCCTACCACCACTTTGCCACCGACTCGCCTGACTACGTTTCGTTCATCGAGAAACCGGTGGACGATCCCCGCGTCATCGTGGCGCGCACGTTCTCGAAGGTTTACGGCATGGCCGGACTGCGGCTGGGTTATTCCTTCGCCGCCGAAAAAACCACCAAGCTGCTGCAGTCATGGCAGCTCGAAGACAACGGCAACATGATCGCCCTGCACGTCGGGCTGGCCGCGCTTGCCGACGACATCGCCATGCGCGCCGCCGTCGCCCGCAATGCCGCCGACCGCAAGGAATTCATGCGCCAGGCGGCGTTGCGCAAGCTGCACATCATTCCGTCGTACGCCAATTTCGCCATGGTCGAGACCGGACGTCCCGTCCGCCAGGTCATCCAGCATTTCCACAGCGACAACATCGCTGTCGGCCGTCCCTTCCCCCGCATGGAAAACTTTCTCCGCGTCTCCTTCAGCAAGTCGGACGATATGGCCGCCTTCTGGCAGAGCTGGGACAAGCTGCCCGCACTGGCGAAGCAGTAG
- the lgt gene encoding prolipoprotein diacylglyceryl transferase — protein sequence MFPRLFHLGSFSLPTYGLLVATGVIVGLAIAARLSQRQGIDPEKAWNLGILVVLGAIVGAKLLLIINDFGYYSQHPGEIFSLSVLQAGGVFYGGVLTGLALSVWYMRKNHMPWLRTADAFAPGLALGHAIGRIGCFAAGCCYGKPTSHWWGVTFKNPLAHAWVGTPLNVPLEPTQLFESAVELVNFFILYWLIKRKKFEGQVMGTYLFLYGVARYFLEFIRDDPDRGSVFGGAMTGTQLISIFLVIIGGILWLRRVRLQQPATVARAAR from the coding sequence GTGTTTCCCCGACTGTTCCATCTCGGCAGCTTCAGCCTTCCCACCTACGGCCTGCTTGTCGCCACCGGCGTGATCGTCGGCCTTGCCATCGCCGCGCGCCTCTCCCAGCGCCAGGGGATTGACCCGGAGAAGGCCTGGAACCTCGGCATCCTGGTCGTTCTCGGCGCCATCGTGGGCGCCAAGCTGCTGCTGATCATCAACGACTTCGGGTACTACTCCCAGCATCCCGGGGAAATTTTCAGCCTCAGCGTGCTCCAGGCCGGCGGAGTCTTTTATGGCGGCGTGCTCACCGGCCTCGCCTTGTCCGTCTGGTACATGCGCAAGAACCACATGCCCTGGCTGCGCACGGCCGACGCCTTCGCGCCGGGCCTGGCGCTCGGCCACGCCATCGGCCGCATCGGATGCTTCGCCGCCGGCTGCTGCTACGGCAAGCCGACCAGCCATTGGTGGGGAGTGACGTTCAAGAACCCGCTGGCGCACGCCTGGGTCGGCACGCCGCTCAACGTGCCGCTGGAGCCGACGCAACTGTTCGAGTCCGCCGTCGAACTGGTGAATTTCTTCATCCTGTACTGGCTCATCAAGCGCAAGAAATTTGAAGGCCAGGTGATGGGAACCTACCTGTTCCTCTACGGCGTGGCGCGCTATTTCCTGGAATTCATCCGCGACGATCCCGACCGCGGCTCCGTCTTTGGCGGCGCCATGACCGGCACGCAGCTCATCTCAATTTTCCTGGTTATCATCGGGGGCATTCTCTGGCTGCGCCGCGTTCGCCTGCAGCAGCCCGCCACCGTCGCCCGCGCCGCAAGATAA
- a CDS encoding cell division protein ZapA — protein MNPPNGNVNSVRVEIFDQPYNLRGTDPDYIFKLAEFVDTKMRAVATQTSTVDSLRLAVLAALNIADEYHILKRKYDGIAKDMNQRTSSLESALDEVLQDSRRAG, from the coding sequence TTGAATCCCCCCAACGGAAACGTAAACAGCGTCCGCGTGGAAATCTTCGACCAGCCGTATAACCTGCGCGGCACCGATCCCGACTATATTTTCAAGCTCGCCGAATTCGTCGACACCAAGATGCGCGCCGTCGCTACGCAGACCTCCACCGTCGACTCCCTCCGCCTTGCCGTCCTCGCCGCGCTCAATATTGCCGATGAGTACCACATCCTCAAGCGCAAGTACGACGGCATCGCCAAGGACATGAACCAGCGCACCAGTTCCCTGGAAAGCGCCCTCGACGAGGTCCTGCAGGACTCGCGCCGCGCCGGGTAG
- a CDS encoding helix-turn-helix domain-containing protein, which yields MATTLAPVDSREVVRCDRCQLVQFRTNNNNCRRCKTSLDQEEPEPILVQPQPQLQPPAMHRHGIQVAFAIRTLRQRNGLSQRQLAMRMSVPRTYVSKIENEKATPTLSSLERLARALEVTVPDLIMGCGHDEETRDLMKDEFIAELVPFLSKLNGMQWQSVLSQMREMTTRPRRTA from the coding sequence ATGGCCACGACTTTAGCTCCTGTAGATTCCCGGGAAGTGGTGAGATGCGACCGTTGTCAGCTTGTCCAGTTTAGAACCAACAACAACAATTGCCGGCGTTGCAAGACCTCGCTCGACCAGGAAGAGCCCGAGCCTATCCTGGTGCAGCCGCAACCGCAACTGCAGCCGCCGGCGATGCACCGCCATGGCATCCAGGTGGCGTTCGCCATCCGTACCCTGCGGCAGCGCAACGGGCTGAGCCAGCGGCAGCTTGCCATGCGCATGAGCGTGCCGCGCACCTACGTGTCCAAGATCGAAAACGAGAAGGCGACGCCGACCTTGTCGTCGCTGGAGCGGCTGGCGCGGGCGCTGGAGGTGACCGTGCCCGACCTGATCATGGGCTGCGGCCACGACGAGGAGACCCGCGACCTGATGAAAGACGAGTTCATCGCCGAGCTGGTGCCGTTCCTGTCGAAGCTCAACGGCATGCAGTGGCAGAGCGTGCTCTCGCAGATGCGGGAAATGACCACGCGCCCGCGGCGCACCGCATAA
- a CDS encoding RluA family pseudouridine synthase, which produces MRDEDIDLSETPALDQEFFEEAVLHLPGEPFNFQRAKSFQVAAEAAGRRLDHFLVAHLPDISRARVQDLITQEKVLVDGKPAKPSLRLRGGETIEVQAPGPRPPLRATAEEIPLDIAYEDDDLAVVNKPAGMMVHAGAGSTEDARNRGTLVNALLHRFGALSAVGGELRPGIVHRLDRNTSGLIVVAKNDRAHRKLAEQFARRQVRKTYIALVHGSVKRDQGTIQSAISRDRLRRTRMTTRRAGGREAVSHYRVLQRIDSPRGKFTLLEVRIETGRTHQIRVHLSSLGHPVVGDTLYGAPREILPREKTKPALPALSLPRNFLHAAAIELKQPLTGEPLVLERPLPPELEDFLRLLKH; this is translated from the coding sequence ATGCGCGACGAGGACATCGATCTGTCCGAAACTCCGGCGCTGGACCAGGAATTCTTCGAAGAGGCGGTTTTGCACCTGCCCGGCGAGCCGTTCAACTTCCAGCGCGCAAAATCATTCCAAGTCGCCGCCGAGGCCGCCGGTCGCCGCCTTGACCATTTCCTTGTCGCCCACCTCCCCGACATCAGCCGCGCCCGCGTTCAGGACCTCATCACGCAGGAGAAGGTCCTGGTGGACGGCAAGCCCGCCAAACCTTCGTTGCGCCTGCGTGGCGGTGAAACCATTGAAGTCCAGGCGCCCGGCCCGCGTCCGCCGCTGCGCGCCACCGCGGAAGAGATTCCCCTCGACATCGCTTACGAAGACGATGACCTGGCGGTGGTCAACAAGCCCGCCGGCATGATGGTCCACGCCGGGGCGGGCTCCACTGAAGATGCGCGCAATCGCGGCACGCTGGTCAACGCGCTGCTGCACCGCTTCGGCGCGCTGTCGGCGGTCGGCGGCGAATTGCGCCCCGGAATCGTGCACCGCCTGGACCGCAACACCAGCGGGTTGATCGTGGTCGCCAAGAACGACCGCGCCCACCGCAAGCTCGCCGAGCAGTTTGCCCGCCGGCAGGTGCGCAAGACCTACATCGCGCTCGTCCACGGCTCGGTGAAGCGGGACCAAGGCACGATTCAGTCCGCCATCAGCCGCGATCGCCTGCGCCGCACCCGCATGACCACGCGCCGCGCCGGCGGCCGCGAGGCCGTGTCGCACTACCGGGTTCTGCAGCGCATCGACTCGCCTCGTGGCAAATTCACGCTGCTGGAGGTAAGGATCGAAACCGGGCGCACCCACCAGATCCGCGTGCACCTGTCCTCGCTCGGACATCCCGTGGTCGGCGACACGCTCTACGGCGCGCCGCGCGAGATCCTGCCGCGCGAGAAAACCAAACCGGCGCTGCCCGCGTTATCTCTTCCGAGAAACTTTTTGCATGCTGCTGCCATCGAACTTAAACAGCCTCTCACCGGTGAGCCCCTCGTCCTGGAGAGGCCGTTGCCGCCCGAATTAGAGGATTTTTTGCGCCTCCTAAAGCACTAG
- a CDS encoding isoprenyl transferase: MEVSVPSGLDRKETEIYRQLDPRRLPQHIAIIMDGNGRWARQRHLPRIAGHRAGVDAVRSTVETAARVGIQSLTLYAFSTENWQRRPRTEVGFLMRLLRQYLKRELPTLQKNNIRLDYIGRQHELPPEVQERMNWAREQTSRNTGLRLTLALNYSARLELVDAFQAIAHAAAQNGGLAHLQCSEELIAQHLYTRNLPELDFVIRTSGEMRLSNFLLWQVAYAEIYVTNTLWPEFRGVHLLEAIAEYQKRERRYGGLGDGGKHPSSAAGNGSQRAQ; this comes from the coding sequence TTGGAAGTCAGTGTGCCTTCCGGACTCGACCGGAAGGAAACCGAGATCTACCGGCAATTGGATCCGCGGCGGCTGCCCCAGCACATCGCCATCATCATGGACGGCAACGGGCGCTGGGCGCGCCAGCGTCATCTGCCGCGCATTGCGGGACATCGCGCCGGCGTGGATGCGGTGCGTTCGACGGTGGAGACCGCCGCCCGCGTCGGCATTCAGTCGTTGACCCTGTACGCTTTCTCCACCGAAAACTGGCAGCGGCGGCCGCGCACCGAGGTCGGCTTCCTGATGCGGCTGCTGCGGCAGTATCTCAAGCGGGAACTCCCGACCCTGCAGAAGAACAACATTCGCCTGGACTACATTGGGCGGCAGCATGAGCTTCCGCCGGAGGTCCAGGAGCGGATGAACTGGGCGCGCGAGCAAACCTCGCGCAATACCGGGCTGCGGCTCACCCTGGCCCTGAATTACAGCGCGCGGCTGGAGTTGGTGGACGCCTTCCAGGCGATCGCGCACGCCGCCGCCCAGAACGGCGGACTCGCGCACCTCCAGTGCAGCGAAGAGCTCATCGCGCAGCACCTCTATACCCGAAATCTGCCGGAACTTGATTTTGTGATCCGCACCAGCGGCGAAATGCGCCTCAGCAATTTCCTCCTGTGGCAGGTGGCGTACGCGGAGATTTACGTGACCAACACGCTGTGGCCGGAGTTCCGCGGCGTGCACCTGCTGGAGGCGATCGCCGAATATCAAAAGCGCGAGCGCCGTTATGGCGGGCTGGGCGACGGCGGTAAGCACCCCTCCTCAGCCGCGGGCAACGGGAGCCAGCGCGCTCAATGA
- a CDS encoding HDIG domain-containing protein, producing MYERQSAWCLLTEFTQSENLRKHALAVEACMRAYARKFGDDEEKWGVVGLIHDFDYDRWPSQEDHPYRGHEILTQRGWPDEVKKAVMSHADYTGVPRDTHLEKALFACDELAGFITAAALVRPDKSIRSLEAKSVKKRMKDKAFARSVSREDIVNGAAALGVDLDQHIAFCIDAMKTIALELGLEGSPAAPQS from the coding sequence ATGTATGAGCGTCAGTCCGCGTGGTGTTTACTAACTGAGTTCACCCAGTCGGAAAATTTGCGCAAGCACGCTCTCGCGGTCGAGGCCTGCATGCGCGCTTACGCCCGCAAGTTCGGCGATGACGAGGAAAAATGGGGCGTCGTCGGCCTCATCCACGACTTCGATTACGACCGCTGGCCCAGCCAGGAAGACCATCCCTACCGCGGCCACGAGATCCTCACTCAGCGCGGCTGGCCCGACGAGGTCAAGAAGGCGGTCATGTCGCACGCCGACTATACCGGCGTCCCGCGTGACACGCACTTGGAGAAAGCGCTCTTTGCCTGCGACGAACTGGCCGGATTCATCACCGCCGCCGCCCTCGTCCGGCCGGACAAATCCATCCGCTCATTGGAAGCCAAATCGGTGAAGAAGCGCATGAAGGACAAGGCGTTCGCCCGCAGCGTCAGCCGCGAAGACATCGTCAACGGCGCCGCCGCCCTCGGCGTGGACCTGGACCAGCACATCGCCTTCTGCATTGATGCCATGAAGACGATCGCACTGGAGTTGGGATTGGAAGGCAGCCCGGCCGCGCCCCAGTCGTAG
- a CDS encoding phosphatidate cytidylyltransferase yields the protein MKRVATAAVLIPIVLVLVLRAPVPLLAAVVAAAAVLTLREYVDLVRHYNVEPFRSPLYVVTVLGFAALAAQTGSDYLIATSQMLFGIAVAVVGVAFLFLALAMRREPLSTGFPAATAATFGFVYVAIPLAMLVQLRQQGSGAFLILYILIVVWMGDTVAYYTGRALGRHKLAPRVSPGKTWEGTVGSFVGAIVCGTLVFAYSRPISSGLISAGLLAPGQAYLPPRMPPLWHFAALSAAINIAAQVGDLAESLLKRGAGVKDSGTILPGHGGMLDRIDALLFAAPVLWYYAAFRVLS from the coding sequence ATGAAGCGTGTCGCCACCGCGGCCGTCCTGATTCCCATCGTTCTCGTCCTGGTGCTGCGCGCGCCGGTGCCGCTGCTGGCGGCGGTGGTGGCCGCGGCCGCCGTCCTCACCCTGCGCGAGTACGTGGACCTGGTGCGCCACTACAACGTCGAGCCGTTTCGCAGTCCTCTCTATGTCGTCACAGTCCTGGGATTTGCGGCGCTGGCGGCGCAGACGGGCAGCGACTACCTGATCGCGACCTCGCAGATGCTGTTTGGCATCGCGGTGGCCGTGGTGGGAGTTGCATTCTTGTTTCTTGCGCTGGCGATGCGGCGCGAGCCGCTGTCCACCGGATTCCCCGCCGCAACGGCGGCGACGTTCGGCTTCGTTTACGTCGCGATACCGCTGGCCATGCTGGTGCAATTGCGCCAGCAAGGCTCGGGCGCGTTCCTGATTCTCTACATCCTGATTGTGGTGTGGATGGGCGACACGGTGGCGTACTACACCGGGCGCGCGCTGGGGCGGCACAAGCTGGCGCCACGCGTCAGCCCGGGCAAGACCTGGGAAGGAACGGTGGGATCGTTTGTCGGAGCGATTGTCTGCGGAACGCTGGTGTTCGCCTACTCAAGGCCGATCAGCAGTGGATTGATTTCCGCCGGGCTGCTGGCGCCGGGACAGGCGTACTTGCCGCCACGCATGCCGCCACTGTGGCATTTCGCCGCGCTCTCGGCGGCGATTAACATCGCGGCGCAGGTTGGGGACCTGGCGGAATCGTTGCTCAAGCGCGGGGCCGGGGTGAAGGATTCGGGCACGATTCTGCCCGGGCACGGAGGCATGCTCGATCGCATTGACGCGCTGCTCTTTGCCGCCCCGGTGCTCTGGTATTATGCGGCTTTCAGGGTTTTGAGTTAG
- a CDS encoding VWA domain-containing protein, with protein MAAGASAQQQNPPEQELPSAPSASIAPAQPAPPPKQEAPQQEPAKPAEAPAKSEPALQDLPGSKKPAPAAAAPQPEADSADPEPSSPAARQQAKGSYAADKDLTTDERGIPLETIKKRVDEVNVVFTVTDRHGHFVKNLSKSDFRVVDDNKPAVSIVSFSSETNLPLRVGLLIDSSNSVRDRFRFEQESAIEFLNQIVRPKSDRAFVIGFDTTAEVTQDFTDSAEQLSRGVRMLRPGGGTAMFDAVYFACRDKLMKAPTIGPARRAIILLSDGEDNQSRVTREEAIEMAQRAEVIIYTISTNISGMKLRGDKVLERLADATGGRAFFPFKIQDVANAFSEIQDELRSQYLLAYKPADLKPDGRYRSIDILAENHKNLRVRARKGYFAPTN; from the coding sequence ATGGCCGCAGGCGCCTCAGCCCAGCAGCAGAATCCGCCGGAGCAGGAGCTGCCGTCGGCGCCGTCGGCCAGCATCGCGCCCGCGCAGCCGGCGCCCCCACCCAAGCAAGAGGCTCCCCAACAGGAACCGGCGAAACCGGCCGAAGCGCCCGCCAAAAGCGAGCCTGCGCTGCAGGATCTGCCCGGCAGCAAGAAGCCGGCGCCGGCCGCCGCCGCTCCGCAACCGGAGGCCGATTCCGCCGACCCGGAGCCATCATCGCCGGCGGCAAGGCAGCAGGCGAAGGGTAGCTATGCGGCGGACAAGGACCTCACCACCGACGAGCGCGGCATTCCGCTGGAGACGATCAAAAAGCGCGTCGACGAAGTCAATGTCGTGTTCACCGTCACCGACAGGCACGGCCACTTCGTCAAGAATCTCAGCAAGAGCGACTTCCGTGTGGTGGACGACAACAAGCCGGCAGTCTCGATTGTGAGCTTCAGCAGCGAGACCAACCTGCCGCTGCGCGTTGGCCTGCTGATTGACTCCAGCAACTCCGTGCGCGACCGATTCCGCTTCGAGCAGGAGTCGGCGATCGAGTTCCTCAACCAGATTGTCCGGCCGAAATCGGACCGCGCCTTCGTCATCGGCTTCGACACGACCGCGGAGGTCACGCAGGACTTCACCGACAGCGCCGAACAGCTTTCGCGCGGCGTGCGCATGCTGCGTCCCGGCGGCGGCACGGCGATGTTTGACGCGGTGTACTTCGCCTGCCGCGACAAGCTGATGAAGGCGCCGACCATCGGCCCGGCGCGCCGCGCCATCATCCTGCTGAGCGACGGCGAAGACAATCAAAGCCGCGTGACCCGCGAGGAAGCCATCGAGATGGCACAGCGCGCGGAAGTGATCATCTACACCATCAGCACCAACATCAGCGGCATGAAACTGCGCGGCGACAAGGTGCTGGAGCGTCTGGCCGATGCGACCGGCGGAAGAGCCTTCTTTCCCTTCAAAATCCAGGACGTGGCCAACGCCTTCTCCGAGATCCAGGACGAGTTGCGCAGCCAGTATCTGCTGGCATACAAGCCTGCGGACTTGAAGCCGGATGGCCGATATCGCTCCATCGACATCCTGGCGGAAAACCACAAGAATCTGCGCGTCCGCGCTCGCAAAGGCTACTTCGCGCCGACGAACTAA